The segment TCAAGGAGACCGAGGCCGAGGGCGGCGGAGTCATCCTGCCGTCGGCCAACTACGACGAGTGGTACGTGTCGCCGCTGCCGAAGAAGATGCCGCCCGGCATCCCCCGACAGACGACGGTGTTCTTCCTCAACCTCGGCATGACGAGCATGAACGCCCCGCTGGACGTTCGCGTGATCGATCAGATGGGCCTGGCCTATCCGCTGGCCGCACATACGCCGCGGCTCACGGACGGCCGTATCGGGCACGACAAGCATCTGCCGAGCGAATGGGTGGTCGCCGAGAGCGGTGGGATCTCGGGCTTCCCCGGCTTCATCGACAAGGATGAAGTGAAGATGGCCCGCGCAGCCCTCACCTGTCCGATGACGCAGGCGCGGTTCGCGTCGTACAAGGACACCTGGTCGTTCGCGCGCTTCCGGCACAATCTCCGCCAGGCCGAGGAGTTCAACAAGTACCGGATCGCCCGCGAACCGAAGTACGAACTGCTGCGCTGCGGCATCCCCATGCCCGCAGGCGTCACCGTCCGCTGACGGCGAACCTCGGGAGATCCTGAGGGCTGCCGCAGGCGAGCCTGAGAGGGATCTGTGTCGGCTTCCGCTCCTCCGCTTGCCGCGGGTGATCTCGAAACGGTAACGTCCTTAGTCGATCAGGCGATAGACACGGCATGGTCGGAAACACAGGTGGATCCTGTACTTCGACCGGACGAGTTATGCCGATATCTCGCGGTGTGATGCCGATCACGAGGTTTGGTGAGGTGGGGTGAGTCGAATAGGCTCGCTCTATCCGGTTGCAGTTGTGACGCGTGTTGCGTTGCGACCGCGACCGCGTAGACGCAGAACGTCTTACGGGAGCCTGAGGTTCACGTGAGAGTGAAAGCAGATTTTAGGAGAAAGCGGTCAATGCGCGTAGTTGAGAGCAAGCCGAAGACCGGTTCGCGCCGGCTCACGGCGGTCCTGGTCGCAGTGCTCACTGCGATGGGCCTGATGGGAACCGCCATCGGTGCGGGCCAGTCGAGCGCGGCCTCGTACGCCGGCTTCTGGATCGACGCCTGCGGGATGCCGACCAACGGCGCCTTCGGCGGCGGGTCGATGAAGCCCGGTCAGGTCAAGGTTCAGGCGTGGCGGAAGGCTGGCAACAAGCGCACCGTCATCCTGCTCGACGGCATGCGCGCGGGCTACAACCGCAGCGGCTGGGACATCGAGACCAACGCGCGAGCGCTCGCCGACCACGGCGTCAACGTCGTCATGCCCGTCGGCGGCCCGGCCAGCTTCTACACCAACTGGGATGCGCCGTCGAACTTCAACGGCCAGCGCAAGGCCTACAAGTGGGGCTGTGTCATCGACAACCGCCTCGTCCCGGCTCTCCGCAGCAAGGGCTTCGCCAGCAAGGGCGGCAAGTACGCGATCATGGGTCTGTCGATGGGTGGCGGCGCCGCTCTGACGCACGCCGCACAGCGTCGCGACCTCTACTACGCCGCGGGCTCGCTGTCCGGTTACCTGACCCTGTCGGCTCCGGGCATGCGCACCGCGCTCCGCCTGGCGATGCTCGACGTGGCCCCGGCCCCGTGGAACGTCGACGCGATGTGGGGTCCGCCGTGGAGTCCCCGCTGGACGGCCAATGATCCGTTCATGCTCATCAACCGCATGCATGGTCTGAAGGTCTTCGTCGGTTCGGGCAACGGCTTCTTCGGTCGCTACAACTACCCGGGCAACACCTTCGACGACCTGTTCAAGGGCACCCCGCTGGAACTGCTCGCCTTCGCGCAGGCCAAGGCGTTCGAGGCGGCGGCGTTCGTCCAGGGCGTCCCGGTGATGTCGTACTCCGCCAACGGCACCCACGCCTGGGGTTACTGGCAGGACATGCTGTGGAACGCGAAGGCCCGCGGGTTCTTCAACTGACACAAACTCCGCGCTGAACAGAGCCGCGACATCCGAAAGGGTGTCGCGGCTCTGTCTGTGTGTGCGGTCTTTGTTGCCGTCTGTCGTCGGCCGACGGGACGGCCCGCTCGTGCAGGCGACGATTCTGAGTCACACACGCAACAAAATTCACACGAGTCACAGCGTGGCGCGCACACTTCTCTTCGATTCCCGTGTACAAAACACGAGAGGCGCTCTGCGGTATCGCAGGTTGCGCAAACAGAACTCGGTCGGTGACTTATGAGGAGCACGCAGTGAAGATCTGGACCAAGACGGCGGCGGCGCGGCGCGGCGCGGCGAGCGTCGCCGTGGCCTTCTCGCTGGTCGCGACCGGTGCGGCGCCCGCACTGGCCGAGCCCGCACCGAAGCCGCCGCAGAACGAGCCCGCCAAGCCCGCACCCAAGCCGAAGGCCGACAACAACAAGCCGGCACCGGCCAAGCCGTCGACCAAGCCCGCGCCCGCGAAGCCCGCGCCGCCTGCCACGGTCACCAAGACCTTCTGGTACTCGGCGCACCGCGTCGCCGTCTGGGTGCACTCGCCCGCCATGAACACCGACATCCAGGTGCAGATCCTGCTGGCGCGCGACTGGTTCTCGAACCCGTCCGCCAAGTTCCCGCAGCTGACCATGCTCGACGGCCTGCGCGCGCAGGACGATCAGAGCGGCTGGATCCTCAACACCAACATCGAGCAGTTCTACGCGGACAAGAACGTCAACGTGATCCTGCCGATCGGCGGCGAGTCGAGCTTCTACACCGACTGGAAGGAGCCCGACCGCGGTAAGAACTACAAGTGGGAGACCTTCCTGATCCACGAGCTCCCCTCGATCCTCGAGAAGGATTGGCGCTCCACCGACGTGCGCGGTGTGGAAGGCCTGTCGATGGGAGGCTCCGCCGCGATGATGCTGGCCGCCCGCAACCCCGGCTTCTACAAGTTCGCCGCGTCGTTCTCCGGCATCCTGCAGCTCTCCTCGTACGGCATGCCGCAGGCCATCCAGTTCGCGCTGCGCGACGGTGGCGGCTACGACTCCATGAAGATGTTCGGCCCGCCGACCGATCCGGCCTGGAAGGAGCACGACCCGTACGTGCTCGCCAAGGCGCTGCGCGGCACCAGCCTCTACATCTCGTCGGGCAACGGCGTCGTCGGACCGCACGACAAGCCGTCCGACATCCCGATGCTCGCCACCAACTACTCCGGTGTCGGTCTGGAGGTGCTGTCGCGAGTCACCAGCCAGCAGTTCGCCGCGCGACTGAACAAGCTCGGCATCCCGGGACAGGCCGTGTACCGCCCGTCCGGCACGCACACCTGGCCCTACTGGGAGTTCGAGATGGCGCAGGCGTGGCCGCAGGCCGCCGGTGCGCTGGGACTCGGGAGCGACAAGGTCGCCTGCACGGTCGGGGACGCGTTCAAGAAGGCGCCCCAGGTCAAGGGCCTCGGCGGCTGCCTCACCCCCGAGTACGCGGTTCCCGGCGGTCGTGCGCAGGACTTCCGCAACGGCCGGATCTTCACCGGCCCCAAGGGCCCGAAGGTGGTCGGCGGTGCGATCGGCGGCGCTTACGTGCCTGCGTTCGACCGTCTGGGGCTGCCGACGAGCGACGAGCAGACCGGTCGCGACGGGGTCAAGTTCAACACCTTCGAACGCGGCAAGATCACCTGGACTCCGCAGGGCGGCGCCAAGGTCGAGTGACCTGCTGCACTCGACCCTGAGTTTCATCTGAGGAATTGCCATGTCTTCGCAGGTAAACCCCTTGGCAGTACGGGAATCGGCCTCTACCGACGGTAGGCTGAACGCCATGACTGCCAAGTACATCCGCATCGCTGCTGCAGCCGGCGCCCTCGCTGTCGCGGTGGGTGCGCTCACCGCGTGCAACGATTCGTCGACGGCGAGCGCGCCGATCGGAACGGAGCCAGTCACCACGACCTCGATGCCGGGATCGGCGTCGCTGAAGTCGTCCGAGGCGTCGGCGTCCGCGTCGTCGGCCTCGCAGGAGGCGTCCAAGCAGGCGGCCGACGGTGCGTCGAAGGCGAGCACCTCGCTGCCGGCGACCAAGCCGAACACGTCCACCACGCCGCCCGGGACCTTCCCGGGTGACAAGCAGCCGCCGTCCGGTGTCAAGCTGTCCGCCAAGGACAAGGCGTATCTGAGCGACCTGAAGAGGCAGAAGGTGTCGTTCATGGGAGACGACGACAACAACGTCGCGCTCACCATGGGTCACTACGTGTGCGACGCGAAGGCACAGAAGGCCGACCCGATGCTGGTGAAGGCCTATGTCCGCGCCGCGATCGGTCCCATGACCAAGACCGACGCTGAAGCCAACGCCAAGTCCGACAAGGTGATCGCGGCGGCAGAGAAGAACCTGTGCTGAAGTTCCGTCGACTGCGGCGGTTGCTTCTGGTGGTCCTCGCCCTCGCGGTGGTCGCCGTCATTCTGATCGGCTTCCTCCTGTACCAGCTGTTCAAGCCCGCTCCGGTGCCTCCCCATCCGGGACCCGGCCCCACCACCAGCGCACCTCCCGGCCACGCCGACGCACAGCCGGCCGACTGCCCGGACGTGCTGACCCTGGTGATTCCGGGCACGTGGGAGTCGAAGGCGAACGACGATCCGCTGAACCCGACCGCCAATCCGAAGTCGCTGATGCTGCGTGTCTCGTCACAACTGCAGCAGAAGTATCCGGAGTCGCGGACCGAGGTCTACACGGTCCCGTACAAGGCGCAGTTCCGTAACCCGACCAACCTGGCCGACCGTCAGGCGGACTACAACGATTCGCGCCGCCAGGGCACCACGCGAGCCAAGAACAAGATCGCGAAGACCTACAAGCACTGCCCGCTGACGCACTACGTGCTGATGGGCTTCTCCCAGGGCGCCGTCATCGCGGGCGACATTGCGAGCGACATCGGTAACGACCGCGGTCCCATCCCCGCCGCCGACCAGGACCTGATCCTCGGCGTCGGACTGATCGCCGACGGCCGACGACAGCCCGGCGGCCAGCAGGACGTCGCGCCGAGCCCCAAGGGCGTCGGCACCGAGGTCGCCCTCGGTGGATTCGGCAGTCTGGTCCCCGGCATCACGATGACCGGAGGCCGCAGCGGCGGCTTCGGCGACCTGACAGACCGCGTGTACTCGATCTGTGCACCCGGTGATCTGATCTGCGACGCCCCGACCGTCACCGATCCGCTGCAAGCCATCTCGAAGCTGGCCAATGCCGCGAACAACCCGGTCCACGCGATGTACGCGACTAAGAAGTACTGGAAGTCCAAGGACGGCGGACAAACTGCCACGCAGTGGATGTTCGCGTGGTCGTCCCGGCTGATCTCGTCGGCGCCGAAGCCCAAGCACACGTGATCCGGTGACGTCGTCCGACGACTCCCGTCGCCGAGATGCACACCACAGCAAGAATGCGCGTTCCTGCCGGTCAGCTTGGGTATAGGGCGTCCCTGCGATAGCCTTTTCAGGTTGGGGTCCCATGCGTGGACCGCGGATCGATCAGGAGTGAAGCTTCGTGACGACTGCCAAAGACTCGTCGACGCACAACGCCGACGGACTTCGGAAGTTCCGATTCGGCGCGGGCGGCGAAGGCAACAAGGACGAGGGCGGTGCCCGCAAGTTCGTCAAGCTGGCGCAGACCGCCGAAGAATACGGGTACGACACCTTCGCCATCCCGGACCACCTCGGCAACCAGGTGGGACCGCTCGCCGCACTCGGTGCGCTGTCGCAGGCCACCAGCACCATTCGTCTTGCGACCTCGGTCCTCGCGAACGGCTTCCGCCATCCCGCGCTCCTCGCCAAGGAGGCGACCACCATCGACGTCCTGTCGAAGGGCCGCTTGGAACTGGGCATCGGCTCCGGCTGGATGAAGGAGGAGTTCGACAAGGCGGGCATCCACTTCGGCACGCCGGGTGAGCGGATCCGTCGCCTCGACGAGGCGCTCACCATCCTCGATCGCCTGATGCGCGGCGAGACCGTCGACTACGACGGCGAGTTCTACCAGATCAACGCGCTCGAAGGCTCGCCGCGGCCGCGGCAGGGGCCGCGCCCGCCGATCGCAGTGGGCGGAGGCGGCCCGAAGATGCTGGCCCTCGCGGCCAAGCATGCTGACATCATCTCGGTCGCCACCGGCACCACCAAGGACGGCAAGCTGCGGCTGTCGGACATGACGATCGAGAAGACCGTCGAGCGCGTCGACCGGATCCGCGAGGCCGCCGGCGACCGGTTCGACGAGATCGAGTTGAACTGGACCATCGCGACCATCGTCATCACCGACGACCGCGAAGCCACCGCGCAGATGGCGCTGAACGCGCTGGCGCAGGGCTACCCGCCGAACATCGCCCGCGATGTGGAGCTCTCGGTGGACGACATCCTGTCGTCGCCGTATCTGGCTTTCGGTTCCTTCGAGGAGATCGCGGAGCAGATCCGCGAGGTCCGTCGCCGGACCACCATGAGCTACGTGGGAGTGTTCCCCACCCAGATGGATGCTTTCGCACCTGTCATCCCGCTTCTGCGGGGAGAGTAAACTTACCGAGGTTTTGACGTTCGGCGAGCAGCACCGGTGTGCTGGGAGAGCCGTGCGGAAGACGTGACGCAGACCGTGCATGGCAGTGCGGATACAGGAGTTATTGGATGCTGAATACCGAGTTCGAGCAGTTCCTCGACGAGACCGGCAACCTCCACTTCACGGAGGACGCGACGCTGGTCGACTACGTCGAGCGCAACGTGCGTGAGCAGGCCGACACCCTGGCCTACCGCTACCTCGACTTCAGCCGTGAGCGCGACGGTGAGCGCATCGACCTCACCTGGGCGCAGTTCGGCAAGCGTTTGCGCGCTGTCGCGGCACGCCTCCAGCAGGTGACGAAGCCCGGCGACCGCGTCGCGATCCTCGCGCCGCAGTCCCTCGAGTACGTCATCGGCTTCTTCGCCTCGCTGTACGCCAGCAACATCGCCGTTCCACTGTTCAGCCCGGACGAGCCCGGTCACACCGACCGTCTGGTGGCGGTCCTCGCCGACTGCGAGCCCGCCGCGATCCTGACCTCGACCAAGTCGGCCGAAGCCGTCCGCGACTTCTTCTCGGACCGTCCCGCCAAGGACCGTCCGCGCGTCATTGCCGTCGACGCCGTGCCCGATTCGGTCGGCTCCAGCTGGGTGCCGCCGACCGCCGGCCGCAACAACCTGGAGTCGGTGGCCTACCTGCAGTACACCTCGGGCTCCACTCGCGTGCCGGCCGGCGTCGAGATCACCTACGAGGCCGTCGCGGCCAACGCCCTGCAGATCTACGACTGCATCGAGATCGACCGCAACGCCCGCGGCGTCACCTGGCTGCCGATGTTCCACGACATGGGCCTGTTGACGGTCATCCTCCCGGCCCTCGGCGGCAAGTACGTCACGATCATGAGCCCGCAGGCCTTCGTCCGCCGTCCGGGCCGCTGGATCCGCGAGCTCGCCGCGGACGACGATCGCGCGCCCACCTACGCGGCCGCCCCCAACTTCGCGTACGAGCACGCCGCGATGCGCGGACTCCCGCGTGACGGCGAGACCCTCGACCTCTCGAACGTGATCGGCCTGATCAACGGTTCCGAGCCGGTCACCGTCAGCTCCATGCGCAAGTTCAACGAGGCCTTCGCCCCGTACGGACTGTCGTCGAAGGCCATCAAGCCCTGCTACGGCATGGCCGAGGCCACGCTCTTCGTGTCGGCGACGCAGCGCGACAACGAGGCGCTCATCAGCTACGTCGACCGCGATAAGCTCAACGCCGGCGAGTTCGTGCCGGTCGAAGAGGGCACCGAGGGCTCCGTCGCCCAGGTCTCGTGCGGTCAGGTGGCGCTGAGTCAGTGGGCCGCCATCGTCGACCCGGAGACCGGGGCCGAGCTGCCCGACGGTCGCGTCGGCGAGATCTGGCTCAACGGCCTCAACATCGGCGAGGGCTACTGGAACAAGGACCAGGAGACCGTCGACACCTTCCACAACACCATCTCCCAGCGCCTCGAGAGCGGCACCCACACCGAGGGCGCGCCGTTCGACGGTCGTTGGATGCGGACAGGCGACTTCGGCGTCTGGTACGAGGGTGAGCTGTACATCACCGGTCGCGTCAAGGACCTGGTGATCGTCGATGGCCGCAACCACTACCCGCAGGACCTCGAGTTCAGCGCGCAGGAGGCGTCCTCCGCACTGCGCCCCGGCTTCATCGCCGCGTTCGCGGTGCCCGCCAACCAGCTGCCGAAGGAAGTCTTCGACAGCGGTCACAGCGGCCTCACCTACGACGCCGACGACGCGTCGGAGCAGCTCGTCGTGGTCGCCGAGCGCGGCCCGGGCCGCAAGTCCGATCCGCAGGAGATCGCCGACACCGTCCGCGCGGCCGTCGCCGGTCGCCACGGAGTCATGGTTCGCGACCTGCTGCTGGTCCCGGCCGGCTCCATCCCGCGCACTTCGAGCGGCAAGATCGCCCGCCGCGCCACCAAGGCCGCCTACATCGACGGATCGCTCCGTGGCGGCTACCAACAGACGGCATTCCCCGACGCCGACGCCTGAGACGACGATGAGCCCGGCAAGTCACCCGAAGTGACCTGCCGGGCTCGTTGCTATCCGTCGCGTGTCGCGGCACAAATAACGAATTGATTACCACCCCCGGTAGGCTGATGAGTGATGTCTGAAACTGAAAACACTGCGTTGACGGAGAGCACGGGCTCGAACGGCGAGACCGTCGGTGATCTGACCGTCGAGGATCTGCGTGATTGGCTGCGCGACTGGGTCTCGAAGGCGACCGGTGTGGCGGCCGATCAGATCTCGGACGATCGTCCGATGGAGGAGTTCGGGCTGTCGTCCCGCGACGCCGTGGCCCTGGCCGCCGACGTCGAGGACTACACCGGGGTCATCCTGACGGCGACAGCGGCCTACAACCATCCGACCATCGCCATGCTCGCCAAGCGCATCATCGAGGGCGACCCCGACGAGGGGCTCGACCTCGACGACGACCGCTTCTGGGAACGCGAGCGGTCCGCAGACGACGACATCGCGATCGTCGGCATCGCGACGCGCTTCCCTAAGGGCGGTGACACCCCCGAGTCCACGTGGGACGGACTCATCGGCGGGGTGGACGGCATCACCGACCTGCCCGACGACCGCTGGCTGGAGTTCAAAGCCGACCCGCGGCTGGCCGGGGCCATCGAGAACGGCAACGTCAAGGGCGGCTACCTCGACGACGTGAAGGGTTTCGACGCCGACTTCTTCCAGATGAGCCCCCGCGAGGTCGAGAACGTCGACCCGCAGCAGCGGCTCGCACTGGAGCTCACGTGGGAGGCGCTGGAGCACGCGCACATCCCGCCGAGCGACCTGCGCGGCGGCCAGGTCGGCGTCTTCATGGGCACCTCGACCAACGACTACCAGATGCTCGCGACCCTCGGGCTCGGCGAAGGCGCGTCGGAGACCGCCGCCTACGCCCTGACCGGCACCGCGACGTCGATCATCGCCAACCGCGTCTCGTACTTCTTCGACTTCCACGGCCCGTCGCTCGCGATCGACACCGCGTGCTCGTCGTCCCTGGTGGCGGTCCACGAGGGCGTCCGCAGCCTGCGCGGCGGCGACTCCGACGTCGTCATCGCCGGCGGCGTCAACATGCTGATCACCCCGGCCGCGACCCTCGGCTTCGACCAGATCGGCGCCACCGCCGCCGACGGCCGCATCAAGGCCTTCTCCTCGGACGCGAACGGCATGATCCGCGCCGAGGGCGGCGGCGTGTTCGTCCTCAAGCGGATGGCCGATGCTCGCCGCGACGGCGACACCGTCCTCGCGGTGATCGCGGGCAGTGCTGTGAACTCCGACGGCCGCTCCAACGGCATCTTCGCGCCCAACCCCGACGCGCAGGTCCAGGTGCTGCGCGCGGCCTACGCCGACGCCGCCATCGACCCGCGGACCGTCGACTACGTGGAGGCCCACGGCACCGGCACCGTCCTCGGCGACCCGATCGAGGCCGACGCGCTCGGCCGCGTGGTCGGCCGCGGACGCGACCCGCAGGCTCCGATGCTGCTCGGCTCGGCCAAGACCAACTACGGCCACATGGAGTCCGCGGCCGGTGCGGGCGCCATGGCCAAGGTGGTGCTATCGCTGCAGCACGACCGCCTCCCGGCATCGCTGAACTACGTGGGCCCCAACCCATACATCCAGTTCGAGGCCACCAACCTCCGGGTCATCACCGAACCCACCGAGTGGCCGCGCTACTCGGGTCACGCCATCACCGGCGTCTCCGGTTTCGGCTTCGGCGGCACCAATGCGCACATCGTGATCCGCGAGGTCCTGCCGTCCGATTACGCCGATCCGTCGGCCGCTGCGGTCGAGGCAGTCCCGGCCGCACCCGCCGTCGACGCTGATGATTTCGACGATGACGAGGACTTCCTGACCGAGGCCGAGCGCGCCGTCCTGGCCGCGCAAGCCAAGAAGGCCCCCGAGCCCGAGCCGGTCGCCGAGAAGGATCCGGCCGAGGGCTTCGCGCCCGCCGCCGTCCCCGGCGCCGTGGTCCCGCTGGTGATCTCCGGCTTCCTCGCCTCACGCCGTCGCAAGGCCGCCGCCGACCTCCTCGAGTGGCTGGAGTCCGACGAGGGCCAGGCCACGCCGCTGGTCGAGATCGGGCGCGCCCTGGCGCACCGCAACCACGGTCGCACCCGGTCGGTGGTCATGGCCCGGACGATGGAGGACGCCGTCAAGGGCGTCCGCGCCGTCGCCGAGGGCAAGGCCCTGCCGTTCGTCTACACCTGCGACTCGCCCGACGCCGCGTCGGCCGTCTGGCTGCTGTCGGGCTTCGGTTCGCAGCACCGAAAGATGGGCAAGCAGCTCTACCAAGAGAACCCGGTGTTCGCGAAGTACGCCGACCGCGTCGACGCGATCATCCAGCGCGAACTCGGCTACTCGATGGTCGAGATCTTCCTCGACGACGCACAGACGTATGCGATCGAGACCGCGCAGATCGGCATCTACACGATTCAGGTGGCGCTCGCCGACACGATGCGCCACTACGGTGCCGAACCCGGCGTCTTGGTTCCGCACTCGATGGGTGAGGCGTCGGCCGCGTACATCAGCGGCGGCCTGTCGCTGGAGGACGCGACCCGCGTCATCTGCCAGCGCTCGCGTCTGATGGGCGAGGGCGAGTCGATGCTCGAGGGCGACGACGTCCGCTACATGGCGCTGGTCGAGTACAGCGCCGACGACATCCACGGCGTCCTGGCGAAGTACCCGGACCTGGAGATCTGCGTGTACGCTGCGCCGACCCACACGGTCATCGGCGGACCCGTCGATCAGGTCGACGCGATCGTCGCGCACGCCGAGGCCGAGGGCAAGCTCGGGCGCAAGCTGCAGACCAAGGGCGCCAGCCACACCTCGCAGATGGATCCGCTGCTCGGCGAGCTCTCGTACGAGCTGACCGGCATCGAGCCGCTCCGCACGAACATCGGCTTCTACAGCTCGGTGGACCGCGAGGAGTTCTACCGCCCGGGCAGCACCGTCCACACCATCGAGTACTTCTTGAAGGGCCTGCGCCACAGCGTCTGGTTCGCGCAGGCCATCGCGAAGTCCGTCGAGGCAGGCCACCGGACGTTCGTCGAACTGTCGCCGAACCCCGCGGTCCTGATCTCCGTCGCCGCCACCACCTTCGGTGCGGGCGTGCACGACGCCGAGCTGGTCGAGACGCTGCGTCGCAAGGAGGACGAGAGCTACGGCTTCGTCAACGCCCTGATGAAGCTCTACGTCCACGGGCACCCGGTGAACGTCGCGTCGCTCTTCGGCACCGGCCCCGATCAGAAGTACGCGCCGATCCCGCGCACCCGCTTCGAGCGCAAGCCGTACTGGATCGACGCGACCATCGCGAGCGGTTCGGGCGCGGGCAGCGTCCCCGGCGCGCACGTCGCACTGCCCGACGGTCGGCACGCGTGGGAGGTCAACGCCTCCGCCGTCACCGATCCGCGCGAACTGGTCCTGGCTGCGGCCAAGCACGTCCTCGGTTCCGACGCGGCGGTCGTCGCGGTGGAGTCAGTCGCGGCCTTCCCGTCCGACGGCACCGTCACCACCACCCTGACCCGTCACCCGGGCGGCGCGGCCGTTGCCGTGCACGCGGGACCGCAGGGCGGCTTCGCGCTGCTCTACGAGGCGGCCGTCACCGGTACCGCGCTCGCGAAGCCTGCGGTCGACGCCGCTCCGACGCCGACCCCGGAGGAGGCCGCGAAGGCCTCCGGTCTGGTCGACGACAAGCTGGTCGTCGAAGACGAGGTCGTCGACGACATCGGCAACAAGTGGGACCCGGAGTCGGGTCAGTCGGTCGGTGACCGCCTGGCGATCATCGTGGGCGAGTCCATGGGCTACGACCCCGAGGACCTGCCGCGCGAGATTCCGCTGATCGAGCTGGGTCTGGACTCGCTGATGGCGGTCCGCATCAAGAACCGCGTCGAGTACGAGTTCGACATCCCGCAGCTCCAGCTGCAGGCGATGCGCCAGGCCAACCTGACCGACGTCGAGAAGTTCGTCTCCTTCGCAGTCACGCACCGCGACCAGCTCGACGACCTCGACAAGGCCACCGGCGGCGGCGA is part of the Gordonia phthalatica genome and harbors:
- the pks13 gene encoding polyketide synthase Pks13 (Pks13 is a key enzyme in mycolic acid biosynthesis.) codes for the protein MSETENTALTESTGSNGETVGDLTVEDLRDWLRDWVSKATGVAADQISDDRPMEEFGLSSRDAVALAADVEDYTGVILTATAAYNHPTIAMLAKRIIEGDPDEGLDLDDDRFWERERSADDDIAIVGIATRFPKGGDTPESTWDGLIGGVDGITDLPDDRWLEFKADPRLAGAIENGNVKGGYLDDVKGFDADFFQMSPREVENVDPQQRLALELTWEALEHAHIPPSDLRGGQVGVFMGTSTNDYQMLATLGLGEGASETAAYALTGTATSIIANRVSYFFDFHGPSLAIDTACSSSLVAVHEGVRSLRGGDSDVVIAGGVNMLITPAATLGFDQIGATAADGRIKAFSSDANGMIRAEGGGVFVLKRMADARRDGDTVLAVIAGSAVNSDGRSNGIFAPNPDAQVQVLRAAYADAAIDPRTVDYVEAHGTGTVLGDPIEADALGRVVGRGRDPQAPMLLGSAKTNYGHMESAAGAGAMAKVVLSLQHDRLPASLNYVGPNPYIQFEATNLRVITEPTEWPRYSGHAITGVSGFGFGGTNAHIVIREVLPSDYADPSAAAVEAVPAAPAVDADDFDDDEDFLTEAERAVLAAQAKKAPEPEPVAEKDPAEGFAPAAVPGAVVPLVISGFLASRRRKAAADLLEWLESDEGQATPLVEIGRALAHRNHGRTRSVVMARTMEDAVKGVRAVAEGKALPFVYTCDSPDAASAVWLLSGFGSQHRKMGKQLYQENPVFAKYADRVDAIIQRELGYSMVEIFLDDAQTYAIETAQIGIYTIQVALADTMRHYGAEPGVLVPHSMGEASAAYISGGLSLEDATRVICQRSRLMGEGESMLEGDDVRYMALVEYSADDIHGVLAKYPDLEICVYAAPTHTVIGGPVDQVDAIVAHAEAEGKLGRKLQTKGASHTSQMDPLLGELSYELTGIEPLRTNIGFYSSVDREEFYRPGSTVHTIEYFLKGLRHSVWFAQAIAKSVEAGHRTFVELSPNPAVLISVAATTFGAGVHDAELVETLRRKEDESYGFVNALMKLYVHGHPVNVASLFGTGPDQKYAPIPRTRFERKPYWIDATIASGSGAGSVPGAHVALPDGRHAWEVNASAVTDPRELVLAAAKHVLGSDAAVVAVESVAAFPSDGTVTTTLTRHPGGAAVAVHAGPQGGFALLYEAAVTGTALAKPAVDAAPTPTPEEAAKASGLVDDKLVVEDEVVDDIGNKWDPESGQSVGDRLAIIVGESMGYDPEDLPREIPLIELGLDSLMAVRIKNRVEYEFDIPQLQLQAMRQANLTDVEKFVSFAVTHRDQLDDLDKATGGGELDTAALNAYIDEELAKDAAKAAAAPEPEAEPEPEAEPEPAPAPAEPAPAAPAQPKAESVAEPKAPAAAPEKTDLTDQAAVAEAAGSDVPPRDAAERLTFGAYAVVTGKSAGGIFNKLPVLDEETAEKLTARINERTGGEVDIEDILDSETIEEMSDYVRQQMDDAADVDGFVRFLRVPKGADGKSKHVFDVTAGDPTPMLVFHPAGGNTSAYEALVKRLPEDIPVIGFDRVEGTISERVRQYMPKLREVQPHGPYVLVGWSLGGALAYGAAQVLREEGEEISFVGLIDVVRPSKDVPDTPENKRARLERWKAFAVKTYGLDENIPVPMDRLVEADDDEQFNIIMEMMSMSDAKIPGGIIEHQRTSFIDNRALTSINPSHYGGKVVLYRADKMHDGAIELEPQWAEIDEDGRWGEVVDDLEILHIGGDHLGIVDEPHVAKVAADLARRMSELNTEK